A part of Armatimonadota bacterium genomic DNA contains:
- a CDS encoding metallopeptidase TldD-related protein, whose amino-acid sequence MSREGLPGPDAAFHLLEEVVDRSPADQTEGVLVARRAGLTRFAGSRIHQNVVEEDAHLLLRVVVDGRVAGLRTNRLVHTEMNQVLARAVAIARQIPPDPDFPGLPAPPGGPLVYEGSVPATAEATPHRRAEAVRHFVQACGESPAAGALETGVFALAVVNSRGVRAYGRRSRASLVAVVQEGEGSGYVQAIDADLDRLDLTSLGALAAARARAARHPVDLEPGTYPVILEPPAVGLMLAFLAMTTFNGKAVLEGRSALATRLGQRVMDPRVQIWDDATDPRTIGLPFDFEGLPKRRLDLVREGVAVGVAYDSRTAHRAGVPNTAHALPQPNPFGPMPTHMLMAPGRRSLEELVAATERGLLVTRFHYVRVVHPARTLITGMTRDGTFLVEGGRIVRALRNLRFNVSILEVFAAVEEIGANGRLVGEELAVFAPPVAVRRFTFTGLTPF is encoded by the coding sequence GTGAGCCGCGAAGGCCTGCCGGGTCCGGATGCGGCCTTCCACCTGCTGGAGGAGGTCGTCGACCGTTCCCCTGCCGACCAGACCGAGGGGGTGCTGGTGGCCCGGCGCGCCGGGCTCACCCGCTTCGCCGGCTCGCGCATCCACCAGAACGTGGTCGAGGAGGACGCGCACCTGCTGTTGCGCGTCGTCGTGGACGGTCGCGTGGCCGGCCTGCGCACCAACCGGCTGGTTCACACGGAGATGAACCAGGTACTGGCGCGTGCTGTGGCCATCGCTCGCCAGATCCCTCCAGACCCGGACTTCCCCGGCCTGCCTGCGCCCCCGGGCGGGCCGCTGGTGTACGAGGGCAGCGTGCCGGCCACAGCGGAGGCGACTCCGCATAGGCGGGCGGAGGCGGTGCGCCACTTCGTCCAGGCCTGCGGGGAGAGCCCGGCTGCCGGCGCCCTGGAGACCGGGGTCTTTGCCCTGGCCGTGGTCAACTCCAGGGGGGTGCGGGCCTACGGCCGGCGCTCGCGGGCCAGCCTGGTGGCGGTGGTACAGGAGGGGGAAGGCAGCGGCTACGTCCAGGCCATCGACGCTGATCTGGACCGCCTGGACCTGACCTCCCTGGGAGCACTTGCGGCCGCCAGGGCGCGGGCCGCCCGCCACCCCGTAGACCTGGAGCCGGGAACGTACCCGGTGATCCTGGAGCCTCCGGCCGTGGGCCTGATGCTCGCCTTCCTGGCCATGACCACGTTCAACGGGAAGGCGGTGCTGGAGGGGCGCAGCGCGCTGGCCACGCGCCTGGGCCAGCGGGTGATGGACCCGCGGGTACAGATCTGGGATGATGCCACGGACCCGCGCACGATCGGCCTCCCCTTCGACTTTGAGGGGTTGCCGAAGCGCCGCCTCGACCTGGTGCGCGAGGGGGTGGCCGTGGGGGTAGCCTACGACAGCCGGACGGCCCACCGGGCGGGGGTGCCCAACACGGCGCACGCCCTCCCTCAGCCCAACCCCTTCGGGCCGATGCCCACCCACATGCTCATGGCCCCCGGGCGGCGCTCGCTGGAGGAGTTGGTCGCGGCTACGGAGCGCGGCCTGCTGGTCACCCGCTTCCACTACGTGCGCGTGGTACATCCGGCACGGACGTTGATCACGGGGATGACGCGGGACGGGACCTTCCTGGTGGAGGGCGGGCGGATTGTCCGGGCGCTGCGCAACCTGCGCTTCAATGTCTCCATCCTGGAGGTCTTTGCCGCCGTGGAAGAGATCGGCGCGAATGGCCGGCTGGTAGGGGAGGAGCTGGCCGTGTTCGCGCCCCCGGTTGCCGTCCGCCGGTTTACCTTTACCGGCCTCACGCCCTTCTAG